A single genomic interval of Spirosoma linguale DSM 74 harbors:
- a CDS encoding Antibiotic biosynthesis monooxygenase (PFAM: Antibiotic biosynthesis monooxygenase~KEGG: bid:Bind_2213 antibiotic biosynthesis monooxygenase): protein MLNVQELDKFVTHQAQLNDDSKEPVVLVNLFHVAPEQGDELMVVWGDILRSFRSTPGFISAQFHRGTAESGTFLNYSVWESVAHYQAAFENPVFRQKLPNYPDGAVASPHLFRKVAIQNVCVA, encoded by the coding sequence ATGCTTAACGTACAGGAACTAGATAAATTTGTCACGCATCAGGCCCAATTGAACGACGACAGCAAGGAACCAGTTGTGCTGGTCAACCTATTTCATGTAGCACCGGAGCAGGGCGATGAGTTGATGGTGGTTTGGGGCGATATTCTCCGCTCGTTCCGCTCGACGCCGGGCTTTATTTCGGCGCAATTTCATCGGGGCACTGCCGAAAGCGGTACCTTTCTAAACTATTCTGTCTGGGAGAGCGTAGCCCATTATCAGGCAGCCTTCGAAAACCCGGTGTTCCGCCAAAAGTTACCAAATTATCCGGATGGGGCGGTGGCCAGCCCGCATCTGTTTCGTAAGGTGGCTATCCAAAATGTGTGCGTCGCTTAG
- a CDS encoding NmrA family protein (PFAM: NmrA family protein~KEGG: hypothetical protein) has product MKNTIAVAGATGDLGERIVKALIDRGADVRALVRASSNSAKTNELEKMGVQIVKLGAWTVNELTEACRGVSCVVSALSGLRETVIDAQKALLDAAVAAGVPRFIPSDYSIDFTKLPAGRNRNLDLRREFHAYLDKAPIAATTIFNGAFADMITGQMPIILFKLHRVMVWGNADQRMDFTTKDDTAAFTASAALDNSTPRFLRIAGDQLSIRELTGVVSDVTGEKYTVLRPGGLGALSTVITIARFVAPGGDDIYPAWQGMQYMRDMLDGRGKAATVDNDRYPNLHWHTIKDVLTGFVASGAAQP; this is encoded by the coding sequence ATGAAAAATACAATAGCAGTAGCTGGTGCTACGGGCGATCTGGGCGAACGAATTGTTAAGGCTTTGATAGACCGGGGCGCCGATGTGCGCGCGCTGGTTCGCGCCAGCAGCAACAGCGCAAAAACTAACGAACTCGAAAAAATGGGGGTTCAGATCGTCAAGCTCGGGGCGTGGACCGTCAATGAACTAACGGAAGCCTGCCGGGGCGTTTCCTGCGTCGTGTCGGCTCTGTCGGGCCTGCGCGAAACGGTCATTGATGCCCAGAAAGCACTGCTCGATGCGGCCGTGGCGGCTGGCGTTCCTCGCTTCATTCCATCCGATTATTCGATTGATTTCACTAAGCTTCCGGCTGGACGAAACCGCAATCTGGATTTAAGACGGGAATTTCACGCTTATCTCGACAAAGCACCCATTGCTGCTACCACCATTTTCAACGGTGCCTTTGCCGATATGATTACGGGGCAGATGCCCATCATTCTCTTCAAGCTACACCGGGTTATGGTTTGGGGCAATGCGGATCAGCGCATGGACTTCACCACGAAGGATGATACGGCCGCCTTTACGGCGAGTGCGGCACTGGACAACTCGACACCCCGCTTTCTGCGCATCGCCGGTGATCAACTGAGCATTCGGGAGCTGACCGGGGTGGTAAGTGACGTAACCGGCGAGAAATACACTGTATTACGGCCGGGTGGGCTGGGGGCGCTCAGCACCGTTATTACCATTGCCCGTTTTGTGGCCCCCGGCGGAGACGATATTTACCCCGCCTGGCAGGGTATGCAGTACATGCGCGATATGCTGGACGGACGGGGTAAAGCCGCAACCGTCGACAATGATCGCTATCCGAATCTGCACTGGCATACCATCAAAGATGTGCTAACCGGGTTTGTGGCGAGCGGTGCGGCTCAGCCCTAA